The following nucleotide sequence is from Komagataeibacter medellinensis NBRC 3288.
CGGTTGCGCAGTGCTATCGCCACCGCACGCTTGGCGTCGGTCTGGCCGATGATGTAGCGGTCGAGTTCGGATACGATCTCACGCGGGGAATGGTTGGGTATGTCCATCACGCTTTATCCCCTGCCCCGTCCGTGCCCAGTGTTTCCACGATCACGGAATGGTTGGTGTACACACAGATGTCGCCTGCGATCTTCATGGAGCGGCGGGCAATATCGACGGCAGACAGCCCCTCGATGCCCAGCAGCGCCCGCGCAGCGGACAACGCGTAATTGCCGCCTGACCCGATGGCAATGATGCCATCTTCGGGCTCCAGCACGTCGCCATTGCCGGTCAGAGTGAAGGAGCGCGCATCATCGGCCACGGCCATCATCGCTTCCAGCCGGCGCAGGTAGCGGTCGGTGCGCCAGTCCTTGGCCAGCTCCACACAGGCGCGCTCAAGCTGGTTGGGATAGCGCTCCAGCTTGTTTTCCAGCCGCTCCAGCAGGGTAAACGCATCTGCCGTGGCGCCGGCAAAACCGGCCAGGATCTGCCCCGTCGGCCCGATGCGACGCACCTTGCGGGCATTGCCCTTGATCACGGTGGCGCCCAGCGTCACCTGCCCATCGCCCGCCATGGCCACCTGGCCGTCGCGCCGGACACACAAAATGGTTGTTCCATGCCACCCGACAGGGTCATGGGGAGATGAATGATATTCTTGCATATCAATAGAAATAAAACGTTCTCGCTCCAGCACAAGAGGCAGGCAGCCCCGCACATGCCCTTTACGCCCCCGGTGCGACGCGATTCATGATCCGCTCGATATGGGCAGCCAGATCCGCACGGGTAAAGGGTTTGTGCATGACATTGGCGCTGCCCGCGGGCAAGGCACCGGCATTGGCATAGCCGGTCAGGTACAGCACCCGCAGGCCGGGACGCAGCGCCTGTAGGTGGTGGGCCGTCTCCAGCCCGCCCATGCCCGGCATCATCACATCCATGATCACAAGGTCGATTGGTCCCAGCCCCTGCTCCATTGCGTGCACTGCATCGGCCCCGCTGGCATATTCCAACACCTCGTGCCCGCGCGCGCGCAGGAAGCCCGCAGTCACCGCGCGCACGCCCGGCTCGTCATCCACCACCATCACATGCAGTGCCCGCCCGCCCGTGCCCTCCATGGCCACAGGGGCTACGGCGGCAGGCGCGTGGCCGGTGGCCGCGGCCTGCACGGGTAGGCACAGGTCAACACGCGTGCCCTCGCCCGGCTGGCTGCGCACCTGCACCTCGCCACCCACATGGCGGATAAAACCGTAGATCATGGACAGACCCAGCCCCGTGCCGTGACCCACATCCTTGGTGGTAAAGAAAGGCTCGAACACACGCGCCAGCGTCTCGGCCGACATGCCGACCCCCTGGTCGGTGACGGATACCATCACGTAGTCACCTGGCACGAGATTGGTGCCGGGTATGATTTCCTTCACCCGTTTCAGCCCGGTAGAAACCTTGATCAGCCCGCCTTCGGGCATGGCGTCCACTGCGTTGATGCACAGGTTGAGCACCGCGAGTTCGAGTTGCCCCGCATCGGTGCACACCGGTGGCAGTGTTCCGTCCGATGTCGCTGTATCCACCACGATGGCGCATGCAGCCCCCCCTTTGCCCTGGCGCGAGACCACGGTCTGCGCCAGCAGGTCCTTCATGCCGTGCAGCAGGGCGTTCACGTCCACCGGTTCAAGGCTGAGGTCACGCGGGCGGCTGAAATTGAGCAGCCTGCGCGTAAGCGAGGCTCCACGCTGGGCAGCGGCGGAAGCATTATCCAGCAGCCGTGTCACCGGGCCGCTTTCCTCCCCCAGGTCACGCACCAGTTCGAGCGATCCGAGCACGGCGGTCAGCAGGTTGTTGAAATCATGTGCGATGCCACCAGCCAGCGTGCCCAGCGCCTGCATTTTTTCCGCCTGGCGCAGGCGAGCCGCCATTTCCTGCTGGCGGGTGATGTCGCGATTGATCACGACCGAGCAGGCCGAGCCATCGCCTAACGCACCCAGCACAACGCGCGTGATCTCGCGCCACCGCCCCTGCACGCCGCCACGGATATGGGCGGGCAGTTCAACGGTTTCCTCGTCCCGGCCTTCGGTATGCAGGCGTTCATGCGCGGCACGGATCAGGGGCAGCAGGTCCGGGTCGCACAACGCCTCCTCCGTATGGCCAAGGCAGGCTGCAATGTCGCGGCCATAGAAATCCGCCGCCTGCTGGTTGATGCGGATGAAGCGGCCCTGCGCGTCCTTGAACCCCAGTCCCGAACGCAGGTTATCCAGCAGGCCATGGAGCAGCATGCGCTCGGTGCGCAGTTCACGCTCCAGCCGGTGGTAGTCAGCCGCCTGCACGATCATGGCACGTAGTGCATCGGGGTCCCACGGCTTGTGGGAATAGAACGATATCCGCCCCTGATTGAGTGCGGCCGCTACCGCGCCGATATCAGCATAGCCGGTCAGCAGGATGGCCTGCGCATCGCTATGCGCGCGCGCACGCGCCAGCATCACATCGCCACCCATCTCGGGCATGCGCTGGTCGGATACGATCACGTCCACATCATTGCGGGTTGACAGGATATCCAGCGCCTCGGAAGGGGAGGTGGTGGACAGGACGGTAAAGGTATCTTCCAGCAGGTCGGTCAGGGCGACAAGGATCTCGGCCTCATCATCCACCAGCAGCACGACGGGGCGCGGCTGTGTGGCGGGATCTGTATTCATAACGCTGCAACTCCCTGCGCGGCGGTCTGTGGCATGCTCAGCGCATGGCCCCCGGTGCGGGTGGCGCGGGCTGGCCTTCGGCCCCCGCCCCGGCATGCCAGGGTACGGAAATGGTAAAGCGAGCACCGCCGCCGGGCACACTGCCCACCTGCAGGCTGCCATGGTGGGCCTGCACCACACTGTAGGCAATGGCCAGCCCCAGCCCGGTGCCCGCCCCCACCGGCTTGGTGGTGAAAAACGGCTCGAATATGCGTTCCTGCACATCGGGGGCGATGCCGGGGCCATTATCGGTTATGACAAAGACATAAGCGTCCTGCCCGCCCGCGTTATGCGACAGGAATGTGTGGATGCTGATCTCCCCTTCCGCTATGCCACCGCGTTCAGACATATCATCTGGCTGGGCAGCCAGAATTGCATCCGCCGCATTGCTGATAATATTCATGATGACCTGATTGAGCAGCGCTGCCTGACAGTACAGCCGTTCGGGTGCTTCGTACTGCCGCCGGACCACGATGCCACTGCCCAGCTTCTGGGTCAGCAGCGCCATGACCGTCTCCAGTGCCTCGGGCACATCGATCAGTTGGAACACCCCTTCATCCAGCCGCGAGAACTTGCGCAGGTTGAGCACAAGATTCTGGATTCGGCGCAGCCCCATGTTCATCGACCCTACCCGGTCGCGGCACTTGGTCAGGTCCGCTTCACGCGCGGCATGGCCTGCATCGGTGCAGGTGGCTTCCAACTCCATCACGCGCGCAAGGCCGCGCGCCACCGTATCCTTGTGCGCCAGGATGAAAGCGAGCGGGTTGTTGATCTCATGCGCGATACCCGCCACCAGTTCACCCAGCGAGGCCATCTTGGCGGTCTGCACCAGTTTGCCCTGTGTCTCGATCAGCTTGCGGTTGGCATCGGCCAGTTCGCGGTTGGCCTGCTCCAGTGCTTCGGCCAGAGACGCTTTAGAGGCAATGGCCGCAGCCTCCGCGCGCGCGCTCTTGACCGCAATCTCGCGCGCCTGACGTTCGACCTCAATGCGGCGCACGTCATCCTGTAACAGCTTGCGCCGCACCAGTACGCGGATGCGTAACGCGAGCGCCGCCGGCCCCACATCGCGCGAGACAAGATCGTCTATCCCCGACTCAAACATGCGCGCCGAGAATTCGCGCGCATCGGGCCGGGGTCCGCCATCCACCCCCAGCAGGCGCAGCGGCACATTGCCCGACAGCAGATCCGCCTGCCGCCACTCATCCAGCACGCGGCAGACTTCCAGCCCGTCAAACTCCCGACATGCAAGGTCGATCACAATGCAGTCGGGCACGTGCTCGGGGTCATGCAGCAGCGTGGGGTCCAGTTCGGCCGGGTCGGGACACAGGGTCACGATATGCCCGTCACGCCGCAGTTGCCCGATCAGCTCCGGCACCGCCTGCAGGCGGGGAGAAGCCGGGGCAATGACCATGATACGCGCGCGGCGGAACATGTGCTCGGCCACGGGCGAGGGCGCATGCGCCGCATGCTCGCGCAAAAGCGCGCGGATACGGAAGACGATCAGCGTCGGGTCGGAAGATTTGGGGATGTAGGCATCTGCCCCGCTTTCCAACCCCTCGCGCTCCAGCCCCGGTTCGATCCCCTCGGTCAGAATCAGAACCGGGATGGTGCGCGTGACCGCATTCATGCGCAACTGGCGGGCAAGCTGGCCGCCATTCATGCCCGGCAGGTGGTAGTCGGCAATCACCAGTCCCGGCAGGCGGGCATCGAGCGTGTCCAGTGCTTCCTCGCCACTGGCCACGCGATGGACATGAAAGCCGTGGCCTTCGAGCATGCGGCGGATACGCAGGGCCTGCGTATCGGAATCCTCCACCAGCAGCAGCAGGGTATCTGCCATATCGTCGCGCTCAGTCAGCGGCATGGGGCATGGTCATGGGTTGGATGGTCCTTCAGAAGGGAGCGGGCTGCCCGCCATGATCCGCAAAATATGCGGGGCGATTTCATGCACTGGCAGGCTGATGCAGGCAGCCCCCGCGCGTTCGGCGGCACCGGGCATACCGTGGATGACGGCAGTGCTGCGATCCTCCGCGATCGTGTAGCCGCCGCGTGCACGGATACGGCCAAGGCCATCCACGCCGTCCTCGCCCATGCCGGTCAGCAGCACGCCCAGCGCGTCGGCACCGAATACCTGTGCAACGGAGGAAAACAGCACATCCGCCGAAGGCCGCTGCCCCTGCACGGGCGGCCCGTCATGCAGCACGACCTCGCCCCGCGTGCCAACACTCATGTGCTGGTTACCCGGCGCCACCAGCACGCGGCCCTCCTCCAGCGCCATGCCGTGACGCGCCAGCATGACCGGCAGCGCCACCTGCTGGTCCAGCCACTGGGCAAACCCTTCCATGAAGGCAGCCCCCATGTGCTGGACCAGCACCACCGGCAGCCCGAAATCCGCTGGCAGGTCACCCAGCACACGGGCAAAGGCAGTAGGGCCGCCGGTGGAGGCCGCAAGGGCAAGAATACGCGGGTGAATGGCCAGCGGGCGTGTCCACATGCCCTTGTGGCGAAAGGGGTCGGCCTTCATCAGGCGGCGGCGGATCACGGGCACCTGACTCATGATATAGAGTTGGGTTGCAATACCCTGCGCCACGGCAACCCCGGCAGCGCCCGACAGGCCCTGCGGCTTTTCCAGAACTGCCAGCGCGCCCGAGCGCAGCGCGTTCATGGAGACATGGGTCGCCTGCCCGCCCAGCGTATCACTTACGATCACGATGGGGGTGGGAAAATGCGCCATGATCTGGCGCGTGGCCTCCAGCCCGTCCATGCCGGGCAGGCAGATATCCATCGAGATCACATCAGGCCGCAGGCGCGGAACAAGGCGCAGTGCTTCCTCCGCCGTTTCCACCGCCTCCGCCAGTTCAAGGCGCGGATCGCCCGCCACCACGCGCATGAGCAGGTGGCGCAGCACGGCCGAATCCTCCACGATCAGCACGCGGCGCGGCGGCTCGGCGGTGGAGACACGACTCACAGCAGACCCTTTATGGTGTCGATCAGTTCGCCCTGGTCGAATTTCTGCTTGGTCAGATAGGCACGCGCGCCACCTTCCATGCCCCGGCGTACGTCCTCCCCATCATCGCGCGATGTCATAAGCACTACGGGAATACCCGCCAGATGCGGATCGGCCCGCATCGTGGCCAGCAGGGCCAACCCGTCCATGCGCGGCATTTCAACATCGGTCACCACCACATCCACATGCCGCGAGGACTGCTGGAGCAGGCCCAGCGCTTCCTCCCCATCCACCGCCAGGCACACGTCATAACCATGGGACTGGAGGATCGTTTTCTGCAATGTCCGGGTCGTGATCGAGTCATCGACCACCATGACCAGCGGCGCATGGCGCTGGGCGGCGACCGGTGCCGGTCCCTCACCATCACTGAAACGCACGCCGCCGCCCGCACCCCGCAGCCGCCAGCGCGCGAACAGCCGGTCGGGGCTGATAATGAACACCGGCTGATCCTCGCGCGGCCAGGCAATGCCGGGCACCAGTTCGTTGTCCAGCCCCACCGCCGTGGCGTCGGATACCAGCAGCGTGCGGACATCAAGCATGCGCTCCACCGCAAAACCACAACGCACGCCGCCCACTTCCATCACCGCTACACTGACCGCGCCATCGCACACGGGCAGCGGCGCATCCTCCTCCCCCACAAAGGCCCGCAGGGGGACAAGGGGGACAAGTTCTTCTTCCGCGTGTTCTTTCTGCGCGGAAGCAGGCCGCACCCCATCGGGCGGGTGGGGCACCACGGCAAAGGGCATGTTGTTGAGCAGCCGGATTTCATCACGCCGCACCCGCAGCAGATGGCGGATCACGCGACCGGGCAGGCCTATGGCCTGGCCCGCGTTTTCCACCAGTAGCACGGTGCGCTGCCGCTGCGAGACAGGTACGGTCAGGGTTACGGTAGTACCGGCGGGCTGGCGCTGTTCCATACGCACGGTACCATGCAGCGCGCGCGCGGCCTCCGCCACCACCGAAAGCCCAACCCCGCGCCCGGCCAGGGTATCGGCCTGCCCGCGCGTGGAAAAACCCGGTTCAAACACGCGCGCCAGAAGCTGGCGGGCATCAAGCGGCGCATCGGCATGCACCAGCCCCTGCCCTGCCGCCCGTGCCGCAATGGCGCGCAGGTCCGGCCCGCGCCCGTCATCACTGACCGCGACCTGCAGCCGCACGCCGGTCAGGGTCACGGCAATGGTGATGTTGAGGTGCTCGGGCTTGCCGGCTTTCAGCCGCTGGGCGCGAGTTTCGTATCCATGCACGATGGCGTTGCGCACCAGATGCAGCACCGGGTCACGCAGTGCCTGCATCACGCGCCGTTCGGTGTGGACATCCATGCCGTGCATGTGCACGTCCACCCCGCCATCCGACCCGCCATGCTCACGCGCAATGCTACGCGCCATGGCGGCAAGGGAGCCGAACACGCTGCCAGCGGGCACAAGGGTCACAGCATGCACTTCCTCCCCCAGCCGCAGAAGGGCGCGATCAATCTGGCCCGCCATGAGTTCACGCTCGCGCCCCACAGCCATGAGTCGGCGCGTCATACGCGCAAACTCGGCCACGGGGTCTGCGCGCATGCGTTCGGGGGCATGCATGACGGCACGCGAATCCGCCAGCAGGTCCATGACCTGCGCCCATAGCCGCTCCTGCCGGTCCGCAACCGACAGCAGGTCATGCACCGCCGTGGCCAGCGCATCGAGCCGCGCCACGGGCACCTGTACATAGGCCGGGTTTTCAGCCGGTGTAGCCGGGGTTTCGGGCGCATCCGCCGCAACGATGCCTGCTGCCATGAGCAGGTCGATCTCGTCCAGCGTGTCGGTTAT
It contains:
- the cheB gene encoding chemotaxis-specific protein-glutamate methyltransferase CheB; protein product: MSRVSTAEPPRRVLIVEDSAVLRHLLMRVVAGDPRLELAEAVETAEEALRLVPRLRPDVISMDICLPGMDGLEATRQIMAHFPTPIVIVSDTLGGQATHVSMNALRSGALAVLEKPQGLSGAAGVAVAQGIATQLYIMSQVPVIRRRLMKADPFRHKGMWTRPLAIHPRILALAASTGGPTAFARVLGDLPADFGLPVVLVQHMGAAFMEGFAQWLDQQVALPVMLARHGMALEEGRVLVAPGNQHMSVGTRGEVVLHDGPPVQGQRPSADVLFSSVAQVFGADALGVLLTGMGEDGVDGLGRIRARGGYTIAEDRSTAVIHGMPGAAERAGAACISLPVHEIAPHILRIMAGSPLPSEGPSNP
- the hslV gene encoding ATP-dependent protease subunit HslV, yielding MQEYHSSPHDPVGWHGTTILCVRRDGQVAMAGDGQVTLGATVIKGNARKVRRIGPTGQILAGFAGATADAFTLLERLENKLERYPNQLERACVELAKDWRTDRYLRRLEAMMAVADDARSFTLTGNGDVLEPEDGIIAIGSGGNYALSAARALLGIEGLSAVDIARRSMKIAGDICVYTNHSVIVETLGTDGAGDKA
- a CDS encoding ATP-binding protein: MPLTERDDMADTLLLLVEDSDTQALRIRRMLEGHGFHVHRVASGEEALDTLDARLPGLVIADYHLPGMNGGQLARQLRMNAVTRTIPVLILTEGIEPGLEREGLESGADAYIPKSSDPTLIVFRIRALLREHAAHAPSPVAEHMFRRARIMVIAPASPRLQAVPELIGQLRRDGHIVTLCPDPAELDPTLLHDPEHVPDCIVIDLACREFDGLEVCRVLDEWRQADLLSGNVPLRLLGVDGGPRPDAREFSARMFESGIDDLVSRDVGPAALALRIRVLVRRKLLQDDVRRIEVERQAREIAVKSARAEAAAIASKASLAEALEQANRELADANRKLIETQGKLVQTAKMASLGELVAGIAHEINNPLAFILAHKDTVARGLARVMELEATCTDAGHAAREADLTKCRDRVGSMNMGLRRIQNLVLNLRKFSRLDEGVFQLIDVPEALETVMALLTQKLGSGIVVRRQYEAPERLYCQAALLNQVIMNIISNAADAILAAQPDDMSERGGIAEGEISIHTFLSHNAGGQDAYVFVITDNGPGIAPDVQERIFEPFFTTKPVGAGTGLGLAIAYSVVQAHHGSLQVGSVPGGGARFTISVPWHAGAGAEGQPAPPAPGAMR
- a CDS encoding response regulator, whose translation is MNTDPATQPRPVVLLVDDEAEILVALTDLLEDTFTVLSTTSPSEALDILSTRNDVDVIVSDQRMPEMGGDVMLARARAHSDAQAILLTGYADIGAVAAALNQGRISFYSHKPWDPDALRAMIVQAADYHRLERELRTERMLLHGLLDNLRSGLGFKDAQGRFIRINQQAADFYGRDIAACLGHTEEALCDPDLLPLIRAAHERLHTEGRDEETVELPAHIRGGVQGRWREITRVVLGALGDGSACSVVINRDITRQQEMAARLRQAEKMQALGTLAGGIAHDFNNLLTAVLGSLELVRDLGEESGPVTRLLDNASAAAQRGASLTRRLLNFSRPRDLSLEPVDVNALLHGMKDLLAQTVVSRQGKGGAACAIVVDTATSDGTLPPVCTDAGQLELAVLNLCINAVDAMPEGGLIKVSTGLKRVKEIIPGTNLVPGDYVMVSVTDQGVGMSAETLARVFEPFFTTKDVGHGTGLGLSMIYGFIRHVGGEVQVRSQPGEGTRVDLCLPVQAAATGHAPAAVAPVAMEGTGGRALHVMVVDDEPGVRAVTAGFLRARGHEVLEYASGADAVHAMEQGLGPIDLVIMDVMMPGMGGLETAHHLQALRPGLRVLYLTGYANAGALPAGSANVMHKPFTRADLAAHIERIMNRVAPGA
- a CDS encoding hybrid sensor histidine kinase/response regulator; protein product: MENLREELLAVFDAEYRDHLRTIRAIVAQGCPDGQGLAEIFRRIHSLKGAARAVELPVVEGVAHALENRLSTLLASHAPAQAADCQAITDTLDEIDLLMAAGIVAADAPETPATPAENPAYVQVPVARLDALATAVHDLLSVADRQERLWAQVMDLLADSRAVMHAPERMRADPVAEFARMTRRLMAVGRERELMAGQIDRALLRLGEEVHAVTLVPAGSVFGSLAAMARSIAREHGGSDGGVDVHMHGMDVHTERRVMQALRDPVLHLVRNAIVHGYETRAQRLKAGKPEHLNITIAVTLTGVRLQVAVSDDGRGPDLRAIAARAAGQGLVHADAPLDARQLLARVFEPGFSTRGQADTLAGRGVGLSVVAEAARALHGTVRMEQRQPAGTTVTLTVPVSQRQRTVLLVENAGQAIGLPGRVIRHLLRVRRDEIRLLNNMPFAVVPHPPDGVRPASAQKEHAEEELVPLVPLRAFVGEEDAPLPVCDGAVSVAVMEVGGVRCGFAVERMLDVRTLLVSDATAVGLDNELVPGIAWPREDQPVFIISPDRLFARWRLRGAGGGVRFSDGEGPAPVAAQRHAPLVMVVDDSITTRTLQKTILQSHGYDVCLAVDGEEALGLLQQSSRHVDVVVTDVEMPRMDGLALLATMRADPHLAGIPVVLMTSRDDGEDVRRGMEGGARAYLTKQKFDQGELIDTIKGLL